CGTTATCGACGCGCTCTTCGTAGCAGGCCGTTCCGGCCGGGTGACTGTCGTCCAATTCCGTCACCCCACGAGGAGTGAGCATGTCCGAGGTCAAGCTTTCCGCCCAGCTCCGTGACACCTTCGGCAAGGGCTCTGCCCGTCAGGCCCGTCGCGACGCCCTGACCCCCGCCGTCATCTACGGCCACGGCACCGACCCGAAGCACGTCAACGTCGACGCCCACGCCCTTCAGCTGGCGCTGCGCACCCCGAACGTCCTGCTCTCCCTGGACCTCGGCGACGCCGGCACCGAGCTGGTCATCCCGAAGGCCGTGCAGAAGCACCCCCTGAAGCGCACGATCTCCCACGTCGACTTCCTGATCGTCAAGAAGGGCGAGAAGGTCACCGTCGACGTCGCGATCGTCACCGAGGGCGAGCTGGCCGCCGGCGGCAACATGCTGGAGACCCTCCAGAACACCATCTCCGTCGAGGCCGAGGCCACCCACATCCCGACCGAGGTCACCGTCTCCATCGCGGGCCTCGAGGCCGGCGCCACCATCCACGCCAAGGACCTGGTCCTCCCGAAGGGCACCACCCTGGCCGTCGACGGCGACATCGCCGTCCTCCAGGTCGTGGCCCCGCAGGCCGAGGAGCCGGCCGCCGACGCCGAGGACACCGAGGTCTGAGCCTCGCGCTCCCCTCTCGGCACTTGCTGAACGACCGCCGTCCGGCTCCACTGGAGCGGGACGGCGGTCGTCTTCGTTAAGGAGCTTTTTGATGTCGGACGACACGGCCCCCTGGCTGATCGTCGGTCTCGGGAACCCCGGGG
This region of Streptomyces sp. NBC_00513 genomic DNA includes:
- a CDS encoding 50S ribosomal protein L25/general stress protein Ctc; protein product: MSEVKLSAQLRDTFGKGSARQARRDALTPAVIYGHGTDPKHVNVDAHALQLALRTPNVLLSLDLGDAGTELVIPKAVQKHPLKRTISHVDFLIVKKGEKVTVDVAIVTEGELAAGGNMLETLQNTISVEAEATHIPTEVTVSIAGLEAGATIHAKDLVLPKGTTLAVDGDIAVLQVVAPQAEEPAADAEDTEV